The following DNA comes from Chryseobacterium gallinarum.
CCATTATTGCAGCACTGATTCCCTGTACAAATCTTGAAACAACAAGCAGAACAGCTCCGGATGAAAGTCCGCATGCTAACGAGCTAAGCATAAAAAAAAGCATTCCGGTGATAAATATTTTTTTGCGCCCGTACACATCCCCCAATCTTCCGCCGGTGATCAGAAAAGAAGCAAAACCAATCAGGTAAGAGGTAATCATCATCTGCATTTCTCCGTTGGAAGCGTGAAGGTCCCTCTGAATGGAGGGAATGGAAACATTAAGGATAAAGATATCCATTATCGTAAGCAACTGGCCGGACAGCACCACGAACATTTTCAGTAATTTAGAATTCATTTCTATATAGATATATCTATTTTCTTATTTTTAAAAAAATTAGGGTAATAAACCCTGAATTATTTTTTTGATCTGATCAAAAGAGTCATTTTTCCTGGTTATAGTGGAAGTCACTACTGCGCCTTCCATTAACAGGAATATATTTTCAGTAATCAAAGCCGGATCAAAATTTTCTTTTAATTCTCCATATTCTTTCACGAGAGTAAAGATCAGTTCTTTTTGTTTTTCTTTATGCTTTTTTACAAAACCAGCAATAGCAGGATTACTTTCTCCTAATTCAGAAATAATTTTAATAAAGTGACATCCTGAAAAGTCAGAAGACCGCTGAAGTTTTTTCCTGTATTCTATAAGACTGAAAATTTTTTCCCTTGGATCGGAGCTATTGACAATATTGTTCTCAAATCCTTCAAACCAATGCTGTTCTTCCCTGATAAGATAAGCCTGAAGCAAATCGTTTTTAGAAGGGAAATGATTGTACAATGACCCGATCGCAATATCTGCTTCAGCGATGATCTGATTGATTCCTGTGGAATTATATCCTTGTTTGTAAAATAATTCAGAGGCTACCCTTAGAATTCTCTCTTTTGCCTTTTCTTTTTTCATGACCGAAAATTTTAACAAAGGTATATAAAAAATAGATAGATCTATATATTTTTATCTTTTAAATTATAATCCGTTTAATTTTCTTAGAATAAGCTTTTTTAAGCATGTCAATCAAACCATTTGATCAATAGCCGGCAATCAAGTACAATTCAGTGCATAATACTTTAAAAGTAAGTCTGTACATATTTTTGTATCTTTAATTACGATTCATAAAAAAATATTCTGTAAAAAGCTATGCCAGAAGAACTTTATTTCATCAAAACAAATCCTACTGTTGCCAAAATTAATTTGTACAATAAATTGTGTCGTGAAGAAGAAAATATTCTGAAGTTTTTACAAACGGATCGAAATACGAATCTTGAAATTATTAAGGATAAGGTAAAAGATTCGGTGGAAGAGCTGACCAAAGAAGAGCTCCTACATATTTTTTCCTGGTTCAGCACTCTTTACCCATCGGATCGTGAAGAAATCAAAACACAGCTTTTTATCAATGGAATTGATCTTTTTTATGAGATTCCTTCAACGATACATGTAAACAGCTTTCTGGAGATTCTTTCAGATTATGAAAAAAATATGCACCAAGCCCTGGGATTTATTGTAAATGCTCAACATTTCAATCAATTTCTGATCTATGGCATATTTCTTACAGAAATGGTTAATAAGCAACGGGGTGAAAATATTCTTTCAAGCTACCTTAAAACGGATTATGAATCTTTATACCGATTAGCTGAAAACCAGCTCAGCACCAAAAATATCGTGGAAAAGACCAGCCCTGAGCTTCAGCTTTATTTCACCGATTTGTATGATCTTACAAAATTTTATAAAGGCTCTATTATCCGGTTGGAAAACCAATAGGAGAACCGTAAGGCTTTTATCAGCTTGTGTTGCTTCCGCTTGTTTAACATTTTCGGGGAAACAAGTTCATCTATCATAAAAAATTTTAAAACTGTCTTGTATAAAACCAAGTATGAACCGAAGATCGTTACTCATTTAAATGTGGTTTTGACTTCATTCTTTTTTGATAATAAGCCATTCCCCCAGCAAAATAGGCCAATACATCCAAAACATCTCCTGTAAAAACATCTGATAACAGGGGACATAATATTTCAAACAAAAAAGAAAGATAAACACAAGAAGTCAGTACAAACTTCAGATCAGGTTTCCACTGGTATCCCATGGTGTTATTCATGAGGTATTCTATCAGGTAACAATACATGGGGACCGAAATAAGATCTGTACAATGATCATTGATAACCGGAATATAGACGCCATATTTTCTCAGCAGCAGAACAGCAATCCAAATTGCCAGACCCAGTAAAAACCAATATGAGATTCCTTTTTTCATTACATATGCAGCACTGCCATGATAAAGCCTATGATTACCTGCAGGATTTTTGCCATCATGTCCTGCGTTGTATTTTCATTTTCCCTTTCGTTTTTTTCTGCAGACTCATAGTCAAATTTTCTTTTCACTTCCATTCTGATTAGATTTTCTGATACAAATATAAATAAATTAGAACAATTGTTCTAATTTTAGGAATGGTATTTAAAAGTCTCTTATATTTGGAACATGAAAACCAAGGAAAAGATTCTGTCTAAGGCATTGGAACTATTTAATGAAAGAGGCTACAATACCACTACCACACGCCATATTGCGGCTGAACTTAATATAAGTGCAGGAAACCTGCATTATCATTTTAAACATTCTGAGGATATTATTAAAATTCTCTTTTCAGCCCTTACCCTTAAAATGAATGACCAGATGAAAAAGATGAAAGAAACCGGGCATAAAACTTTGGACAATCTTTACCAGTTTACTTTTTCCACTTTTGAGATCTTCTATGCTTACCGGTTCATTTTCATGAATTTTGTGGATATTTTAAAGAAGATCCCCGAGATCGAAAGTCATTATGAGGCTATTAATGCAAGCAGAAAAGAGGAATTTCAGGAGATTTTCTCAAGCTTTCAAAAAAACAATATTATGAGAGATGATATTCCGGATTTCATTATGGACAGTCTGACGGCGCAGGTGTTTTTGATAGCAGATAATTGGATCACCCATAACAGATTGATTTCCAAACTCACAGAAAAAGAAGCTATACAGCATTATACCTTACTGCAGATGAATCTTTTCTACCCCCTGCTCACTACTGAACAGCAGGACATTTACCGACAGAAATACATTCAATAACACATGAGCACCAGAACAGGAACATATCTGCGGGAAGTCCGGCAGTTTCTTATTTCACCATCAGTAAATAGTAAACGTTAATCTAAAATATAGCTTATGCAGGATCTGCCTTCAGAATATCATGAATGTAAAATCACTGTTCCTGAAGAGTTTGAAAATATCTTCACTCATTTTTATTTTGCTGAAAATATTTCCCCGAATCCGGTGACCAAAACGCTGCTTCCTACCTACCAGACTATTTTATTGTTCTGTTTTGGAGAAAAAGCAATGATGACTACCCGTGAAAACATTAACCTGCATGTTGATCAATGCATGGTTTTCGGACCGGTAAGGCAAGCTTTTGACTATACGCTTCCTTCGAAAACCTCAATTCTGGTTGCCAACTTTAAACAGGATGCATTTTTCAGGTTTTTTGGGAAATTTCCTCCTGAAAACAAATCTGCGGTACATCCGGATCAATTGCTGAAAGAAAATTGCTTTACAGATTTATGGCATCAACTGGCGGACATTTCCTCTCCCCAGGACCGGGTGCATCATATCTTAGACTTCTGCAGACCTTATCTGCAGGCACAAGACCCAACAGGGCTCCTTCTGAGCCATTTCGGAAATAACCAGCTGAATCCTATTAAGGTAATTGCTGAGCAAACCCAACAGACTGAAAGAAATATTCAACGAAAGCAGAAAGAGCAATTTGGGTATTCTGTGAAAGAGATCAATCGTTATTACCGTTTTTTAAAAGCTATAAAGATCATAGAAGAAGAAACCGGGAAGCAAAATAAAATCCAATGGTTTTATATTATTGAACAATGCGGCTATTACGATCAAAGCCAGCTCATTCATGATTTCAAACACTTCTTACATATTTCCCCCGCCCAATACCTGAAGTTCCAGCAGGCAATCTGCAATCCGGGAATTGAATAACAGCTTTTCGTTTTCTTACAATTTTTAAACAACCTGCTGTTCTACATTTGTTCTGTTAATTTTAAAAACAGCACAATGAAACATTTAATAATTTATGCTCACCCTAATGAAAGCAGCTTAAATCACCATCTTTTACATCATGTCATCAAAGTCCTTGAATCTGAAAAGCATGAGATTATAGTCCGGGATTTATATCAGATTCTTTTTGATCCGGTACTATCTCTGGCAGACATGCAGGGCCAATATGCAGGAAAAGTAACGGAAGACGTTGGTATTGAACAGGCTCATATTGCATGGGCTGATTATGTTACCTTTATTTATCCCATCTGGTGGACCGGGATGCCTGCCATGATGAAAGGATATATTGACCGGGTTTTCAGCTATGGGTTTGCCTACCGGTATGATCAGGGGATACAAAAAGGTCTTTTAAAAGGAAAAAAAGCAGTTATTATCAATACCCACGGGAAATCCCGGGAAGAGTATGAATCCTCCGGAATGGATAAAGCTCTGTCATTAACTTCTGACAAAGGAATCTTCCTATATTCGGGTTTTGAAATTATACAACATTTCTTTTTTGACAAGGCCGATAGAGCAACTTCTGAAAACCTGGAAATATGGAAAGCGCAAATTCAGAATACCTATGATCAATCCGTTATGAACAAAGTAAGTGGAACCATTTTTAAAAAAGAAATAGTATGATACCTTCTTCAGGGATTATTTTATTATTTAAGGATTATATGGCATGGTATTCGCTTTAAAATCGTAAGTAAAATTGTTTTGAACCTTTATTTTAAACCATTAAGATTCATAAAAGGTTAAATTGATTAAGTCAAATCACCGGATATGTTCAAATTAATATCTTAATGGTTTAAATATTGGATCTCCCCGAAAAAACTTTTTATATTTGCAACTGCAATGAAACATCTCAACAGCATATTGCGTCTTCCATTCTTCAGTGAATATTATACTCCGGGCTATCGTTCGGGAAGACTTTCTATATCTGTAATCCATTAAAATCATCTAACATTATATATAGAGCCCGAACAGTACATGTCCGGGCTTTTTCATTTTAAAATTATTCATCATGATCCATACATTACAAGAAAATGTTGCTATCATCCTGCCGGAAAACGGGCTGGAAGAAAAATTAGCACAGGCCCAAAAAGAAAACAGAAAATTATCCATCAAACTAGGTTTTGATCCTACTGCACCTGATCTTCATCTGGGTCATGCCGTGGTTCTCAAAAAGCTGAAACAGTTTCAGGACCTTGGCCATACAATCATTATTGTCGTAGGAAGCTTTACTGCAAGAATCGGTGATCCTACCGGAAAAAATAAAGCAAGAAAACCTTTAAGTGCAGAGGAAGTACATCATAATGCACAGACTTATATCAATCAGCTTTCCAGGGTGCTTGATATTGAAAGAACAGAAATTGTATTCAATTCCGATTGGCTGGATGCCCTTGACTTTTCAGAAGTTATTCAGCTGCTTTCAAAAGTGACCGTCGCCCAGCTGATGCATCGTAATGATTTTAATAAAAGATTTACAGAAAATACACCTATTGCCATGCATGAACTGGTATACCCGATTCTCCAGGGGTTCGATTCTGTGAAAATTGAATGCGATATTGAAATGGGAGGTACAGACCAGCTGTTCAACTGTACGATAGGCAGGCAGCTGCAGGAAATCTATGAACGGCCTGCCCAGATCGTGATGTGTATGCCTTTGTTGAAAGGTCTTGACGGAAAAGAAAAAATGAGCAAATCTTTGAACAACATCATCGGGCTTACTGATGAGCCTAATGAAATGTTTGGTAAAACAATGTCTATTCCGGATGCTCTGATTGAGGAGTTTATAGATCTTACTACAAACTTTTCTGCTGAAGAGAAAAACAGTTTAAAATCTAAAATAGAGAATGGGGAAAATCCGATGAACATCAAAAAACTGATTGCCAAAAATATCATCAGCCAATACCATGATGATGAATCGGCTGAAAGTGCAGAACTGTTCTTCAATAATCAGTTTCAGAATAAAAATTTTGATGAGAAAAGTTTTGAACCTGTTTCAATCAGTACACTGAAACATGCTCAACATACAATGACTGTTCTTGAACTTTGCCATCAACTGAAGAATGACCTCAGCAAATCAGCTGTCAGAAGACTCATCCAAAGCGGAGGAGTTCAGATCAATTCGGTGAAAGTCTCAGACCCCGACCAGAAAATTGAACTTTTAAAAGGGATTAAAATAAAACTTGGCAGAAGAAACTTCTTTCAGCTGGTATAAAAGGATATGAAACCGGAAGAATACTATTGAGTACTTCCGGTTTTTATTTAAGCTTTCTTTATATGCTTTAGTCCAATTAAATCTATATATTCGTCCCTGTAAACTTAAAATAATGGCGAAAAATGAAATCCCTAAGCAGATCAACGAAGAGCTATTGGAAGATCCTATGAATATGGAACTGAGCGAGCAGACAATGATCCGGCCCCATCCTGAGTCTGTGGAAAACACTGTATTCCCTCACCAAACAACGACCAATAACCATGGAGATACTGCGTGGTGGCAATGCAATGAAGCGGGAAAAGAGCAGGTTCAGATCAGGCTCAGGGATAAAAAAATCCTTACCTGGAAACCTCCCGTAAGTACGCTGGAGCAGCCAACTTTCCGGGGCTGTCTTTTATACTTTTATGAAAATTATCTGATTATAAAATACAAGGATAAGCATTATCAAAGGTTGTTTATTTTTAATATCCACACGTTGCGGAACGAAGAGATCTTGATCGATGCCCTTACCATACGGGTAAAAATAATAGGGAATGAATTATTTCTGGCAGGCTTTTACAGTGATGAAGAGTTGATAAAAATTACAATGCATCCGGATCATATTGAAAGAGAAAATATTGATGAAACTTATCTTCAGCAAAGAAATATTACATTTGATTAAGAAAAACCATAGAAAGTAAAGAAATTTCCAATATATATCAAACTAATTCATGGGAAGACATACTTCAATTTATATGTTCAATAAAGAAAAAGCAGCGGCTAATCTTTATGAGGATCTTCAGCACAGAACTTATCACGCCGGAACATTTAAAAAGTTTATTGAAGACCGAAATAAGGAATTCAATACCTATAATATGAGCTTCAGCAGTATTCTGGAAATCATCAAAACCGATGCTAACCTTCTTACACCTGATGATTTGTTTGAAATCACTCTATTTTTGAGCAATCATATCTATAACCTTTCTAAACAGGAAGACTGGAATACCTCAATGAAACAGATTGAAAGCTTATACAATCATTATGGAATTATTGAACTTTTTAAACTTCCCACTAAAACAGTATGTACTGCTTATATGTTTCAATATGGAAATTATACTGAGTATTTTCCTCTTGATGAAATAAAGGGAGATGATGGTGGTGCTAATATACTTTCCGAAGATTTTCTACGGTTCAATGATTATGTCATTCTCGTTATGAAAAGGATCATTGAAAGTAAGCTTAATGACAATGATGATCAACTGACTGATGAAGAAGAAAAAATTATTGAGGCCATTAAAATTGAAAATAAAGACAATTCTCACCTCTTTGAAGTCGTTGAAAATGAATTAAACTTCCTTATCGATATGGCCTCTAATGATAATGATGGGCCTTATTCACAAACCATTTACTATGCTAATGTTTTTCTAAGCAAAGCCATAGAAATGAAGTTAAAGATTGATATTGAAAAAAATTCCAGAATTGTCATTGTAGATTCTTATTGATTTTTCTTCTCAACAGGGAAAGTATGGCCTGAAATTCGAATTCAAAAAAACTATGAAAGCACCCGTTACCTATCAAAAAGCTACAGAAAAAGACATCGATTACCTTCTTGACCTCAGGATAAAAACCATGGTTCCGCATTATGCCGAATCCAATCTTCCTACAGACCGGGAAACAGCTCTCCAAAGGATTCTTTATCAGTTTGACAAGGCGAGTATTATCTTTCTGGACAACCGTCCCATTGGCCTTCTGAAAGTGAACAGGGCCGATACCAATATCGATATTCTGCAACTCCAGATAGATCCCGGTCAACAGGGTAAAGGACTGGGAAGAAATATTTTAATCCAAATCCTCCGTGAAGCATCTGAAACCGGAAGAATAGTAACCTTAAGTGTTTTAAAGACTAATAAAGCCCAAAATTTATATACCAGACTGGGATTCAGGATAGTGGGAGAAGATGAACATTCCTACTTTATGGAATTTTCAGGTTTATAAATGATTAAATAAATAGTAAAGGGATTAAAAAGGTGCAACCGGCTTACATTAATTTGAGTATGTGTAGTGCTGTTTCAGAATATCAATGAAATTATCTGTAGAATGAGGTTCGCCTAGTGCGCGGAATTTCCAGTCCCCGTTGTGACGGTATGCTTCTGCAAAAACCAAGGCACACATTCCGTTCATGCCGGCACCACCTGAAAGGCTGTATTTTGTAATTTCTTTTCCCCGGGCATCTACAGCACGGATAAATGCATTTTCAATCATTCCAAAATGCTGGTTATTCCTTCTCCCCTGATAAATGGTCACCAGAAACACTATTCTCTGGTAGCTTTGATCCAGCTGGTCCAATTTAACAATAATTTGTTCATCATCTCCCTCTCCGGCACCGGTTCTGTTATCTCCTGTTAGCCATATATTTCCGCTTGGGTGCTGCATCGAATTGAAGAAAACAATGTCCCCCTGATACAGTCCTACTTGCCTTCCATCGCTGGTTTGTACTGTTTTTCCCAGATTGGCTACTTTTCCATTGCCATCCAAAAGAAATGCTACTGCATCCAGATCATATTCGGCTTCTTTACTGAATAATTTTCCAAAGAATCCTCCTCCTTGCTTTCTTACATCCCATCCCAAACCGATTGTTACTTTGGAAAGATCATAAACACTTTCTCCACGATCGTTTTTTCTTAAATCTATCGTCTGTCCTTTCTGTAAATTAATTGCCATAATTATCGTTTTGTGAATGGTTATTTAATGATCTGTCCTTTATAATATTTTTCAAGGAAAAAACCCAGGTCTGCCCTGTATCCTATTCCCGAAGCTTCAAACTTCCAGTTTCC
Coding sequences within:
- a CDS encoding TetR/AcrR family transcriptional regulator codes for the protein MKKEKAKERILRVASELFYKQGYNSTGINQIIAEADIAIGSLYNHFPSKNDLLQAYLIREEQHWFEGFENNIVNSSDPREKIFSLIEYRKKLQRSSDFSGCHFIKIISELGESNPAIAGFVKKHKEKQKELIFTLVKEYGELKENFDPALITENIFLLMEGAVVTSTITRKNDSFDQIKKIIQGLLP
- a CDS encoding TetR/AcrR family transcriptional regulator — its product is MKTKEKILSKALELFNERGYNTTTTRHIAAELNISAGNLHYHFKHSEDIIKILFSALTLKMNDQMKKMKETGHKTLDNLYQFTFSTFEIFYAYRFIFMNFVDILKKIPEIESHYEAINASRKEEFQEIFSSFQKNNIMRDDIPDFIMDSLTAQVFLIADNWITHNRLISKLTEKEAIQHYTLLQMNLFYPLLTTEQQDIYRQKYIQ
- a CDS encoding helix-turn-helix domain-containing protein is translated as MQDLPSEYHECKITVPEEFENIFTHFYFAENISPNPVTKTLLPTYQTILLFCFGEKAMMTTRENINLHVDQCMVFGPVRQAFDYTLPSKTSILVANFKQDAFFRFFGKFPPENKSAVHPDQLLKENCFTDLWHQLADISSPQDRVHHILDFCRPYLQAQDPTGLLLSHFGNNQLNPIKVIAEQTQQTERNIQRKQKEQFGYSVKEINRYYRFLKAIKIIEEETGKQNKIQWFYIIEQCGYYDQSQLIHDFKHFLHISPAQYLKFQQAICNPGIE
- a CDS encoding NAD(P)H-dependent oxidoreductase; protein product: MKHLIIYAHPNESSLNHHLLHHVIKVLESEKHEIIVRDLYQILFDPVLSLADMQGQYAGKVTEDVGIEQAHIAWADYVTFIYPIWWTGMPAMMKGYIDRVFSYGFAYRYDQGIQKGLLKGKKAVIINTHGKSREEYESSGMDKALSLTSDKGIFLYSGFEIIQHFFFDKADRATSENLEIWKAQIQNTYDQSVMNKVSGTIFKKEIV
- the tyrS gene encoding tyrosine--tRNA ligase, translating into MIHTLQENVAIILPENGLEEKLAQAQKENRKLSIKLGFDPTAPDLHLGHAVVLKKLKQFQDLGHTIIIVVGSFTARIGDPTGKNKARKPLSAEEVHHNAQTYINQLSRVLDIERTEIVFNSDWLDALDFSEVIQLLSKVTVAQLMHRNDFNKRFTENTPIAMHELVYPILQGFDSVKIECDIEMGGTDQLFNCTIGRQLQEIYERPAQIVMCMPLLKGLDGKEKMSKSLNNIIGLTDEPNEMFGKTMSIPDALIEEFIDLTTNFSAEEKNSLKSKIENGENPMNIKKLIAKNIISQYHDDESAESAELFFNNQFQNKNFDEKSFEPVSISTLKHAQHTMTVLELCHQLKNDLSKSAVRRLIQSGGVQINSVKVSDPDQKIELLKGIKIKLGRRNFFQLV
- a CDS encoding GNAT family N-acetyltransferase yields the protein MKAPVTYQKATEKDIDYLLDLRIKTMVPHYAESNLPTDRETALQRILYQFDKASIIFLDNRPIGLLKVNRADTNIDILQLQIDPGQQGKGLGRNILIQILREASETGRIVTLSVLKTNKAQNLYTRLGFRIVGEDEHSYFMEFSGL
- a CDS encoding TerD family protein, with the translated sequence MAINLQKGQTIDLRKNDRGESVYDLSKVTIGLGWDVRKQGGGFFGKLFSKEAEYDLDAVAFLLDGNGKVANLGKTVQTSDGRQVGLYQGDIVFFNSMQHPSGNIWLTGDNRTGAGEGDDEQIIVKLDQLDQSYQRIVFLVTIYQGRRNNQHFGMIENAFIRAVDARGKEITKYSLSGGAGMNGMCALVFAEAYRHNGDWKFRALGEPHSTDNFIDILKQHYTYSN